ATAAAAAATTTAGCGGAGAAATACTTCAGGCTCCACCGATATTTAGTGCAAAAAAAGTAAATGGCAAAAAAATGTACGAATTTGCAAGAGCTGGAAAAAATTTAGACATAAAAAAAGAAAAAATAACTATAAATAATATAAAAATATCAAAATATAAATATCCATTTTTGGAACTCATTATAGATTGTTCAAAAGGAACTTATATTAGATCAATTGCAAATGATTTAGGAAAAATATTAAAAACTGGTGCAATACTGGTAAAATTACAAAGAACAAAAATTGGAAATTTTGATTTAAAAAATTCAACAAAACAAAAAATATTACATAAAGATAATATAGATAAAGTCAAAATTAATATTTTAGAAATTTTAGATAATATAAATAAAGCTCTATAAATGCAAATAAGCGCTTGAAATAATAAGACTATTATGTTATATTATGTTCACGTTTGCAAAAACAAGGTTATAATCGCTCTAAACTTATAACCTAAAAAATACACAAAAATTAGATTAAAAACTATTAATCAACTAAACCGTTAAGCAATTAACAATTATATTTATGCCAAATAAAAAATCCGCAATCAAAGATTTGCGAAAAGCAACAAAAAAAACAGCAAGAAACCAACAAATCAAAAGAAGACTCAAAGAGTTGATAAAAAAAGTAGATAAATTAGTAGATACTAGTCAAAAAGAAGAAGCTACAAAATTGTATGACAAAATTCAAAAAATAGTAGATAAAGCCTCAAAAAGAGATAATCCATTTAAAACTGGAAAAGCCGATAGAATTAAATCTCGTATAGCAAAAAGAATAAACAAAATTGAAAAATCAGATACTGATAAAAAATAAGTTTAGTAGTGTCTCCTGTTTCAATTTAGAAGACTTCATTTGCCTATCAAGATTTAAAAGTTTATTATATATATTTTTTAATTCTTCAAAAGAGTATTTATTCACAAGATCAATACTCTTTTTTATTACAAATGGATGAAGTGACAAATATTTTGGCAAATTATTTATAGAAACCTTTTCATCTATTGCCGATCTCACTTGAATCAAAATTCTGTATTGTCTTACAATCATCGTAAGTAAATAATATGGATTTATACCGAGTTCCATTTGTCCTCCCAAAAGATCAATTGCTTCTTTTGTTTTTTTGTTTGCAAGCTTTTCACAAAGAAGAAATATATTGTCATCTATAGAAGCACAAATTATATCTGTTATATCATCTTCTACCACAGAGTCTGACTTACTATGGTTTGAAATTTTTTCTATCTCTGAGCTAATAAGCCATAAATCATTTCCAACAAGTGATAAAATTTTATTTGCCAGATTTTTGTCAATATGTTTTCCATTTTCCAAAAATTTATTTCTAATCCATTCTATTACCTTTTGATCTGGCAATTTTTTAAATTCTATACTAAATTCTGATTGCGTAAGTTTTTTCCAAATTTTTAATTTTTCCCCACTTAAAGATTGTTTTATAGAGTGTGGCAAATTATCTTCATAAAAAATTATTATATTACCTTCATCATTATATGATTTATCAATATATTCCTGCACGACTTCTGATAATTGTTTTGTAATATTTTGTTTTAACAAATATTTTATTATAATAAGTTTTTTGCTCACAAAAAAACCTGCCTGAGAAAATTCCTTTGTAAAATTTTCTACTGTAATTCCATCATCAAGTGTTACAATATTATAACCATGAGAGTCTACTTCCCTTATAAACTTATCTTTTATTTGATTCAATTTTTCACTAGAGCGATAGCTATCATCTCCATACAAAAAAAACAACATATATTTTAAATTTCTATTT
This window of the Patescibacteria group bacterium genome carries:
- the holA gene encoding DNA polymerase III subunit delta; protein product: MLFFLYGDDSYRSSEKLNQIKDKFIREVDSHGYNIVTLDDGITVENFTKEFSQAGFFVSKKLIIIKYLLKQNITKQLSEVVQEYIDKSYNDEGNIIIFYEDNLPHSIKQSLSGEKLKIWKKLTQSEFSIEFKKLPDQKVIEWIRNKFLENGKHIDKNLANKILSLVGNDLWLISSEIEKISNHSKSDSVVEDDITDIICASIDDNIFLLCEKLANKKTKEAIDLLGGQMELGINPYYLLTMIVRQYRILIQVRSAIDEKVSINNLPKYLSLHPFVIKKSIDLVNKYSFEELKNIYNKLLNLDRQMKSSKLKQETLLNLFFISI
- the rpsT gene encoding 30S ribosomal protein S20 translates to MPNKKSAIKDLRKATKKTARNQQIKRRLKELIKKVDKLVDTSQKEEATKLYDKIQKIVDKASKRDNPFKTGKADRIKSRIAKRINKIEKSDTDKK